The following are from one region of the Rhipicephalus microplus isolate Deutch F79 chromosome 1, USDA_Rmic, whole genome shotgun sequence genome:
- the LOC119188177 gene encoding uncharacterized protein LOC119188177 isoform X3 has product MVFRKLQPFCGLTTANKAVLFIATVSGTLSLAGSLAAFLRILVASSDSRIIPDYQGTVKVNTMLFLFPGIYCLLRTSTCILLIWGSKITQNGAQVFGQDNAEWFAGGAGLCALLFILMVYFVICVMSYFEDLLKKPNTNFFKSSRWNSVMHEWGHKEASVGATVNTAFESA; this is encoded by the exons ATGGTGTTTCGCAAGTTGCAGCCCTTCTGCGGCCTGACTACGGCGAACAAAGCGGTGCTCTTCATCGCCACTGTCTCAGGA ACGCTTTCGCTGGCCGGGTCCCTGGCTGCCTTTCTACGAATTTTGGTGGCCTCCAGCGACAGCCGCATCATTCCTGACTACCAAGGAACAGTGAAAG TGAATACAATGTTATTCCTCTTTCCTGGTATATACTGTCTCTTGAGAACTTCTACCTGTATCCTTCTCATCTGGGGATCGAAGATC ACGCAGAATGGTGCCCAGGTCTTCGGACAAGACAATGCCGAGTGGTTCGCCGGTGGAGCTGGGCTCTGCGCCTTGCTTTTCATCTTAATG GTGTACTTTGTGATCTGCGTGATGTCATACTTCGAAGACCTTCTCAAGAAACCCAATACAA ACTTCTTCAAGAGTTCCAGGTGGAACTCAGTGATGCACGAATGGGGCCACAAGGAGGCCTCGGTCGGCGCCACCGTGAACACGGCCTTCGAGTCGGCCTGA
- the LOC119188177 gene encoding uncharacterized protein LOC119188177 isoform X2, with the protein MVFRKLQPFCGLTTANKAVLFIATVSGTLSLAGSLAAFLRILVASSDSRIIPDYQGTVKVNTMLFLFPGIYCLLRTSTCILLIWGSKIERAQLVLPWIVTGIVDLVLCVVGMVVLGIAATQNGAQVFGQDNAEWFAGGAGLCALLFILMVYFVICVMSYFEDLLKKPNTNFFKSSRWNSVMHEWGHKEASVGATVNTAFESA; encoded by the exons ATGGTGTTTCGCAAGTTGCAGCCCTTCTGCGGCCTGACTACGGCGAACAAAGCGGTGCTCTTCATCGCCACTGTCTCAGGA ACGCTTTCGCTGGCCGGGTCCCTGGCTGCCTTTCTACGAATTTTGGTGGCCTCCAGCGACAGCCGCATCATTCCTGACTACCAAGGAACAGTGAAAG TGAATACAATGTTATTCCTCTTTCCTGGTATATACTGTCTCTTGAGAACTTCTACCTGTATCCTTCTCATCTGGGGATCGAAGATC GAGCGTGCCCAGCTCGTGCTTCCCTGGATAGTCACGGGAATCGTCGACCTGGTGCTCTGCGTTGTCGGCATGGTCGTGCTTGGAATCGCAGCT ACGCAGAATGGTGCCCAGGTCTTCGGACAAGACAATGCCGAGTGGTTCGCCGGTGGAGCTGGGCTCTGCGCCTTGCTTTTCATCTTAATG GTGTACTTTGTGATCTGCGTGATGTCATACTTCGAAGACCTTCTCAAGAAACCCAATACAA ACTTCTTCAAGAGTTCCAGGTGGAACTCAGTGATGCACGAATGGGGCCACAAGGAGGCCTCGGTCGGCGCCACCGTGAACACGGCCTTCGAGTCGGCCTGA
- the LOC119188177 gene encoding uncharacterized protein LOC119188177 isoform X1, whose protein sequence is MVFRKLQPFCGLTTANKAVLFIATVSGTLSLAGSLAAFLRILVASSDSRIIPDYQGTVKGACPARASLDSHGNRRPGALRCRHGRAWNRSYAEWCPGLRTRQCRVVRRWSWALRLAFHLNGVLCDLRDVILRRPSQETQYKLLQEFQVELSDARMGPQGGLGRRHREHGLRVGLNCADCLHTAGISCGGGTQAATKSRPSFVNPDPCRLFNAGGRACVLLNKYNERHSSQPSHGSFRQLNVG, encoded by the exons ATGGTGTTTCGCAAGTTGCAGCCCTTCTGCGGCCTGACTACGGCGAACAAAGCGGTGCTCTTCATCGCCACTGTCTCAGGA ACGCTTTCGCTGGCCGGGTCCCTGGCTGCCTTTCTACGAATTTTGGTGGCCTCCAGCGACAGCCGCATCATTCCTGACTACCAAGGAACAGTGAAAG GAGCGTGCCCAGCTCGTGCTTCCCTGGATAGTCACGGGAATCGTCGACCTGGTGCTCTGCGTTGTCGGCATGGTCGTGCTTGGAATCGCAGCT ACGCAGAATGGTGCCCAGGTCTTCGGACAAGACAATGCCGAGTGGTTCGCCGGTGGAGCTGGGCTCTGCGCCTTGCTTTTCATCTTAATG GTGTACTTTGTGATCTGCGTGATGTCATACTTCGAAGACCTTCTCAAGAAACCCAATACAA ACTTCTTCAAGAGTTCCAGGTGGAACTCAGTGATGCACGAATGGGGCCACAAGGAGGCCTCGGTCGGCGCCACCGTGAACACGGCCTTCGAGTCGGCCTGAACTGTGCAGACTGCTTGCACACTGCGGGAATCTCATGTGGCGGAGGGACGCAGGCTGCCACGAAATCTCGTCCATCGTTTGTCAACCCCGACCCTTGCAGATTGTTCAATGCGGGAGGTCGCGCATGTGTACTTTTAAATAAGTATAATGAAAGGCATTCTTCACAACCATCACATGGCTCTTTCCGTCAACTGAACGTGGGCTGA